The following proteins come from a genomic window of Alicyclobacillus dauci:
- a CDS encoding NupC/NupG family nucleoside CNT transporter — protein MQILWGLVGIAVLMAIAYVCSNNKRRIRWRAVLLSLGFEILFAVLVWLWTPGRAALNWVTSGVERIMAYANQGIGFLFGPLVKLQGSIFALQVLPVIIFLGALIGILYYLRVIQWVIQIVGGAVQWLLGTSRLESLSAISTVFLGQSEAPLLIRPYIDRLTEAELFQVMTCGFTSVAGSTLVGYALLGIPLPYLLTACIMTAPAALCIGKIMFPETGEPLTGESVRMESDKESANIIDAAASGTLSGLKLAVNVGALLLAFISLIALINGILGGLGGLFGFPHLTLQRILGYIFSPIAFIIGVPWHEAVTAGGFIGEKLAVNEFVAYSDLGPKLHHLSTKTAAIVTFALCGFANFSSVAIQIGTFGGLAPDRRRDVARLSMRALLGGTLANLMNAAIAGMLIR, from the coding sequence GTGCAGATTTTGTGGGGATTAGTCGGAATCGCTGTGCTCATGGCCATTGCCTATGTGTGCTCAAACAACAAACGACGCATTCGCTGGCGTGCCGTGCTCTTGAGTTTAGGGTTCGAAATTCTGTTCGCTGTCCTCGTTTGGCTGTGGACGCCAGGACGGGCCGCCTTGAATTGGGTGACGAGCGGTGTGGAACGCATCATGGCCTACGCGAACCAAGGTATCGGCTTTTTGTTTGGACCGTTGGTCAAATTACAAGGCTCCATTTTCGCACTACAAGTGCTGCCGGTCATCATCTTTTTAGGTGCCTTAATCGGCATTCTATATTACCTTCGTGTCATTCAGTGGGTCATCCAGATTGTCGGAGGTGCGGTGCAGTGGTTATTGGGCACCAGTCGACTGGAGTCCCTGTCTGCCATTTCCACTGTATTCCTCGGCCAATCCGAAGCCCCCCTGCTCATCCGTCCGTACATTGACCGACTTACGGAAGCCGAACTGTTTCAAGTCATGACGTGTGGGTTCACGTCAGTGGCGGGATCGACATTGGTTGGTTACGCCCTGTTGGGCATTCCTCTGCCATACCTTCTCACGGCATGTATTATGACTGCCCCCGCAGCCCTCTGTATCGGCAAAATCATGTTTCCTGAAACGGGTGAGCCATTAACTGGGGAATCCGTTCGAATGGAAAGTGACAAAGAATCGGCGAACATCATCGATGCAGCTGCATCCGGGACACTGAGCGGCCTCAAACTGGCCGTCAACGTCGGGGCTTTGTTGCTCGCGTTCATCTCGTTGATAGCGCTCATTAATGGTATTCTCGGTGGGCTTGGCGGCCTCTTCGGATTCCCGCATTTGACGCTGCAACGGATTCTCGGCTACATCTTCTCTCCCATCGCATTCATCATCGGCGTGCCCTGGCACGAAGCCGTAACCGCCGGTGGATTCATCGGAGAGAAGCTTGCCGTCAATGAGTTCGTCGCATATTCCGATCTCGGCCCAAAACTTCACCACTTAAGCACAAAGACGGCCGCTATTGTGACGTTCGCCTTGTGCGGATTCGCGAACTTCTCGTCCGTTGCCATTCAAATTGGGACATTCGGTGGCCTTGCGCCCGATCGTCGCCGAGATGTGGCACGCCTCAGTATGCGAGCGCTCCTCGGTGGAACGCTGGCCAATCTCATGAATGCCGCCATTGCAGGTATGCTGATCCGGTAA
- a CDS encoding M3 family oligoendopeptidase, protein MKFNEMHYERPDMQQVEEKFSELLHQFNSAKSADEQKRVMEDINSLRSHFMTMSTLASIRNSIDTRDAFYRDEKAYFDEVTPTFEHLETLFRGAITSSQYRKELEAAFGAHLFRLADLAVQFFSPEIIEDMKQNNQLVTEYNALVASAKIPFDGKELTLSQLGKYVNVPDRSVRKAANEARYEFFAAHEAQFDDIYDRMVKLRTQMARKLGYDNFVKMGYARMNRTDYGPTEAAAFRKQVKDLIVPLAEKLRERQRERIGVDTLHYYDTALNFPSGNPEPKGDADWIVENGRKMYHELSPETDEFFAFMADNDLLDLLSKEGKRVGGYCDIIPEEKAPFIFANFNGTAHDVTVLTHEAGHAFQAYSSRNYPVPEYLFPTSEAAEIHSMSMEFFTWDWMNLFFNEDTEKFKFYHLSDSVTTIPYLVSVDEFQHFVYENPDATPAERKAAWRDIERKYLPHRNYAENEYLERGGYWHQQLHIFNYPFYYIDYALAQICALQFWKKMHDNREAAWKDYLHLCKLGGTMSFVDLVREANLISPFEDGCVKSVIGEIEKWLDSVDDKAL, encoded by the coding sequence ATGAAATTCAACGAGATGCACTACGAGAGACCAGACATGCAACAGGTGGAAGAGAAGTTCAGCGAACTCCTCCACCAGTTCAATTCAGCGAAATCGGCTGACGAGCAAAAACGGGTGATGGAGGACATCAACTCACTCCGATCACACTTCATGACCATGTCCACGCTCGCGTCCATTCGCAACTCGATTGATACGAGGGACGCGTTTTATCGCGATGAGAAAGCGTATTTTGATGAAGTTACACCTACTTTTGAACATCTTGAGACCCTGTTCCGCGGGGCCATCACATCCTCCCAGTATCGCAAGGAACTTGAGGCAGCGTTCGGTGCACACCTATTTCGCCTTGCGGATTTGGCTGTTCAATTTTTCTCGCCCGAAATTATTGAGGACATGAAACAAAACAACCAACTCGTGACGGAATACAACGCCCTCGTGGCATCCGCAAAAATACCGTTTGACGGAAAAGAACTGACCCTTTCGCAACTCGGGAAGTACGTGAACGTGCCGGATCGATCTGTGCGCAAAGCGGCAAACGAAGCCCGCTATGAGTTCTTTGCCGCCCATGAAGCACAGTTCGACGACATTTACGACAGAATGGTCAAGTTGCGCACGCAAATGGCTCGAAAGTTGGGCTACGATAACTTTGTCAAGATGGGCTATGCGAGGATGAATCGGACGGATTACGGTCCAACGGAAGCTGCGGCGTTCCGCAAGCAGGTGAAAGACTTGATTGTACCCCTTGCAGAAAAGCTCCGCGAACGCCAACGGGAACGGATCGGCGTGGACACACTCCACTATTACGACACCGCGCTCAACTTCCCGTCCGGCAATCCGGAACCAAAGGGCGATGCCGACTGGATCGTTGAGAATGGCCGCAAAATGTATCATGAACTTTCTCCGGAAACGGACGAATTCTTCGCTTTTATGGCCGACAACGATTTACTGGATTTGCTCAGCAAAGAGGGCAAACGCGTAGGCGGTTACTGCGATATTATCCCAGAGGAGAAGGCTCCCTTCATTTTCGCAAACTTCAACGGAACAGCGCACGACGTGACTGTCCTGACGCACGAAGCGGGACACGCGTTCCAAGCTTACAGCTCACGTAATTATCCCGTACCGGAGTACCTTTTCCCCACGTCGGAAGCTGCAGAAATCCACTCGATGAGCATGGAGTTTTTCACCTGGGATTGGATGAACCTCTTCTTCAACGAAGACACGGAGAAGTTCAAGTTCTACCACTTGAGTGATTCCGTGACGACCATCCCTTATCTCGTCAGTGTCGATGAGTTCCAACACTTCGTCTACGAGAATCCGGATGCCACACCGGCTGAGCGCAAAGCTGCGTGGCGCGACATCGAGCGCAAATATCTCCCTCACCGCAACTATGCGGAAAACGAATATCTGGAACGCGGCGGATACTGGCACCAGCAGCTGCACATTTTCAATTATCCGTTCTATTACATCGACTACGCCCTGGCGCAAATCTGTGCCCTTCAGTTCTGGAAGAAGATGCACGACAACCGCGAGGCCGCGTGGAAAGACTACCTCCACCTGTGTAAACTCGGCGGCACGATGTCGTTTGTCGATCTCGTCCGGGAAGCCAACCTCATCTCCCCCTTCGAAGACGGCTGTGTGAAGTCGGTCATCGGCGAGATCGAGAAGTGGTTGGACAGCGTGGACGACAAGGCTCTGTAA
- a CDS encoding ABC transporter ATP-binding protein, with amino-acid sequence MKKLFKYLRPYRLSISLIVLFIFLQCLCNLYLPTLMAKIVDNGVIKGDIPYIWRIGGFMLAVSICAVVLSISAGFLSSRTSSSFGRVLRSEVFAHAEQFTLHEFDHFGTSSLITRSTNDITQVQQLVNMMLRMMIMAPLNFIGGILMAVYTDARLSLVIVVMVPLLAIAIFAIFSRATVLFKSLQVKIDKLNRVLRENLTGIRVIRSFNRVDFEKRRFDDANLDLTSTTTRVQKIMATLMPLLMLIINFSTLAIIWFAGIRINNGLMQVGSLIAFIQYVMQLLFSIMMVSMMFFMIPRASASAARINEVLEKVPEIADRELVRHANGAPGTIEFRNVTFSYPGAEKPAVSNISFVARPGQVTALIGGTGSGKSTLVSLIPRFYDIDSGALLVDGIDVREQSQENLRSKIGYVPQKAILFTGTIADNIRYGKDDATDEEIKHAADIAQATGFIAEMQNGFDSFIEQGGTNVSGGQKQRLSIARVLVRRPEIYIFDDSFSALDFKTDAKLRSALKEEVSNSTVLIVAQRVSTVRDADVIIVLDEGRIAGIGKHRELLETCQVYREIVSSQLSEEESA; translated from the coding sequence GTGAAAAAACTGTTCAAATATCTTCGGCCGTACCGTTTGTCGATTAGCTTGATTGTTCTGTTCATCTTTTTGCAGTGCCTTTGTAACTTATATCTCCCGACGTTGATGGCGAAGATCGTCGACAATGGTGTCATCAAAGGGGATATCCCGTACATATGGCGGATCGGTGGATTCATGCTCGCCGTTTCTATCTGTGCTGTCGTGTTGTCGATCTCGGCCGGTTTCCTGTCATCGCGGACATCGTCCTCGTTTGGCCGCGTTCTGCGAAGCGAAGTGTTTGCTCACGCTGAACAATTTACACTCCACGAGTTCGATCACTTTGGAACGTCGTCACTGATCACACGATCCACCAACGATATTACCCAGGTTCAGCAGCTGGTGAACATGATGCTCAGAATGATGATCATGGCCCCGCTCAACTTTATCGGCGGGATCCTGATGGCCGTCTATACCGATGCAAGGCTTTCCCTTGTCATTGTTGTCATGGTACCCCTGTTGGCCATCGCGATATTCGCCATTTTCTCCAGAGCCACGGTCCTATTTAAGAGTCTGCAAGTGAAAATTGACAAGCTGAATCGTGTTTTGCGGGAGAACTTGACTGGTATCCGCGTGATTCGATCCTTCAACCGGGTGGACTTCGAAAAGCGGCGATTTGACGACGCCAACTTGGATCTCACGAGCACCACAACGAGAGTACAGAAGATCATGGCCACGTTGATGCCGCTTTTGATGTTGATTATCAACTTTTCCACACTGGCCATTATTTGGTTCGCCGGCATTCGAATCAACAACGGGCTGATGCAAGTAGGATCGCTCATCGCGTTTATCCAGTACGTCATGCAATTGCTTTTCTCCATCATGATGGTCTCCATGATGTTCTTCATGATTCCACGTGCATCCGCATCCGCAGCGCGCATCAACGAGGTTCTGGAAAAGGTTCCGGAAATCGCGGACAGGGAGCTCGTCCGCCATGCGAATGGTGCTCCGGGAACCATCGAGTTCCGCAATGTCACGTTCAGTTACCCAGGTGCGGAGAAACCGGCGGTGTCCAACATTTCATTTGTTGCGAGGCCGGGGCAAGTGACGGCCCTCATTGGTGGGACGGGATCGGGAAAGTCGACTTTGGTGAGCCTCATCCCACGCTTTTACGATATCGACAGCGGAGCGCTGCTGGTTGACGGTATCGACGTTCGCGAGCAGTCGCAGGAAAACCTTCGTTCCAAAATCGGGTACGTCCCCCAAAAGGCCATTTTGTTCACGGGTACCATCGCGGACAACATCCGCTACGGAAAAGATGACGCGACGGATGAAGAAATCAAACATGCCGCAGATATCGCGCAGGCGACTGGCTTCATAGCGGAGATGCAGAATGGGTTTGATTCGTTTATCGAGCAAGGCGGGACAAACGTGTCAGGGGGACAAAAACAACGGTTGTCCATTGCGAGAGTGCTGGTCAGAAGACCGGAAATCTACATCTTTGATGACAGTTTTTCCGCGCTCGACTTCAAGACGGATGCGAAATTGCGATCCGCCCTCAAAGAGGAAGTGTCTAATTCAACGGTACTCATCGTCGCTCAGCGCGTCAGCACAGTTCGCGATGCGGACGTCATCATTGTCTTGGATGAAGGACGCATTGCGGGCATCGGGAAGCACAGAGAGTTGCTTGAGACGTGCCAGGTCTACCGGGAAATCGTGTCGTCACAATTGTCGGAGGAGGAGAGCGCATGA
- a CDS encoding ABC transporter ATP-binding protein, with translation MSDDRIQSRHGRPQMRMHRGGGWGRPGGFGMPVQKAKNFKATLWRLASYFRPHLLRLIVVFVAAIASTVFSIVSPKLMGNATTDLFKGVVAKMKGVPGAGVDFHDILHILVVLACLYILSSLFSYVQQYVMAGVAQSTVYRLRKEVNDKLSRLPLTFFDSRPNGEILSRFVNDFDNIGNTLQQSLTQLFTAIVTFLGVIVMMVTISPLMTLVVVLTLPLSFLVTKMIASRSQRYFVGQQKSLGQLNSHVEEMYTGHQIVKAFGHETKSIAKFNELNDRLYESGWRAQFISGAIFPLMNFIGNIGYVLVSVIGGILVTRRAIQIGDIQAFIQYTRQFSQPIMQLSSIANIIQSTIASAERVFELLDEAEETPEAPNAKTISDPKGEVQLQHVRFRYNPDVPLIEDMNIDVSQGQTIAIVGPTGAGKTTLVNLLMRFYEIDGGKITIDGVDITQLKRSNLRGLFGMVLQDTWLFKGSIRDNIAYGREDATDEEVVAAATAAHADHFIRTLPDGYDTVLNEEASNISQGQKQLLTIARAILADPAILILDEATSSVDTRTEVHIQTAMRELMQGRTSFVIAHRLSTIRDADLILVMNNGAVIEQGDHETLLAKQGFYADLYNSQFSLKESELM, from the coding sequence ATGAGTGATGACCGTATACAGTCACGGCATGGTCGCCCTCAGATGCGCATGCATCGAGGCGGCGGTTGGGGACGGCCTGGCGGCTTCGGGATGCCCGTTCAAAAAGCGAAAAATTTCAAAGCGACACTTTGGCGACTGGCGAGCTATTTCAGACCCCATTTGTTGCGGTTAATCGTTGTTTTTGTGGCGGCCATTGCGAGCACGGTGTTCAGCATCGTCAGCCCGAAGTTGATGGGCAACGCAACAACGGACCTATTCAAAGGTGTCGTCGCCAAAATGAAGGGTGTTCCAGGCGCTGGGGTGGACTTTCACGACATTTTGCATATTCTTGTCGTCCTCGCTTGTCTCTACATTCTCAGTTCTCTCTTCAGTTACGTTCAGCAGTACGTCATGGCGGGTGTGGCCCAAAGCACCGTTTACCGGTTGCGCAAAGAGGTAAACGACAAGCTTTCCAGATTGCCCCTGACGTTTTTTGATTCACGGCCAAACGGTGAAATTCTCAGTCGCTTCGTAAACGACTTTGACAACATCGGAAATACGCTACAGCAAAGTCTCACGCAATTGTTCACAGCCATCGTCACATTTTTGGGTGTGATTGTCATGATGGTGACCATCAGTCCACTGATGACGCTGGTGGTTGTTCTAACACTGCCTTTGAGCTTTCTGGTGACGAAGATGATCGCATCGAGATCGCAACGGTATTTTGTCGGGCAACAGAAATCACTTGGGCAACTGAACAGCCATGTGGAAGAAATGTACACGGGGCACCAAATTGTCAAGGCATTCGGGCACGAAACGAAATCCATTGCGAAATTCAACGAACTGAATGACCGACTATATGAGTCGGGGTGGCGGGCGCAGTTTATATCGGGGGCGATATTTCCCCTCATGAATTTTATCGGCAATATCGGCTACGTCTTAGTGAGTGTCATCGGCGGCATTCTGGTGACGAGACGGGCGATTCAAATTGGCGATATTCAGGCGTTCATTCAATATACGCGCCAGTTCTCCCAGCCCATCATGCAACTGTCGAGTATCGCGAACATCATTCAGTCGACGATCGCCTCAGCAGAACGCGTTTTCGAACTGCTCGACGAAGCAGAAGAGACACCGGAAGCCCCCAATGCGAAAACGATCTCGGATCCGAAGGGGGAAGTCCAGCTCCAGCACGTCCGTTTTCGTTACAATCCGGACGTCCCACTCATCGAGGACATGAATATAGATGTGTCACAGGGTCAGACCATTGCCATCGTTGGACCCACGGGTGCAGGGAAGACGACCCTCGTGAATTTGTTGATGCGGTTTTATGAAATAGATGGCGGGAAAATCACGATCGACGGGGTCGATATCACTCAGTTGAAGCGGAGTAACCTGCGGGGGTTGTTCGGAATGGTCCTTCAAGATACATGGCTGTTCAAAGGCAGTATCCGTGACAACATTGCCTATGGACGAGAGGACGCAACGGACGAGGAAGTTGTGGCTGCCGCGACAGCGGCGCACGCGGATCACTTCATTCGCACGCTTCCTGACGGTTACGACACAGTGTTAAACGAAGAGGCTTCAAACATTTCCCAAGGTCAAAAGCAACTGTTGACCATCGCTCGAGCGATTTTGGCAGACCCGGCGATTCTTATCTTGGACGAAGCGACAAGCAGCGTCGATACACGGACAGAGGTTCACATTCAAACGGCCATGCGAGAATTAATGCAAGGCCGGACAAGTTTTGTCATTGCGCATCGACTGTCCACCATTCGCGATGCAGATCTGATTCTTGTCATGAACAACGGTGCCGTGATCGAACAAGGGGACCACGAGACACTGCTCGCCAAGCAAGGCTTTTATGCGGACCTCTACAACAGCCAGTTTAGCCTGAAGGAGAGCGAACTGATGTAG
- a CDS encoding AbrB/MazE/SpoVT family DNA-binding domain-containing protein encodes MGEVQVERVHRKVTKIGNSFGVTLNKELLNRINADLGDDLEIIVNENEGEIVLRKSPKIPKGLDSRFFEVLQANVDQYRKTIEGLKDR; translated from the coding sequence ATGGGAGAGGTTCAAGTGGAGCGTGTACACCGGAAGGTCACGAAGATTGGTAACAGTTTTGGTGTAACCCTCAATAAGGAGTTACTGAACAGAATCAACGCGGACCTTGGTGACGACCTTGAAATTATAGTGAACGAGAATGAAGGTGAGATCGTACTGCGTAAATCCCCCAAAATTCCAAAAGGGCTCGACTCGCGATTCTTCGAGGTTTTACAAGCGAATGTCGATCAATATCGTAAGACCATTGAAGGTCTAAAAGACAGATGA